One part of the Sciurus carolinensis chromosome 6, mSciCar1.2, whole genome shotgun sequence genome encodes these proteins:
- the Basp1 gene encoding brain acid soluble protein 1, whose protein sequence is MGGKLSKKKKGYNVNDEKAKDKDKKAEGAGTEEEGTAKESEPQAAADAAEAKETQEEKPDKAADAEGKAEAQEGDKAAAAAKEEAPKAEPEKSEGGAEEQPEPAAATAPAQEPGPGAEAPSAAEAGAAESSASAPGDGAGQEEGEPKKTEAPAAPAAQETKSDGAPASDSKPSSAEAAACPKEPAAASEAPSSTKAAAPAAPADEPQPGEAPAAEQSVATKE, encoded by the coding sequence ATGGGAGGCAAGCTCAGCAAGAAGAAGAAGGGCTACAATGTGAATGACGAGAAGGCCAAGGACAAAGACAAGAAGGCCGAAGGCGCGGGCACCGAAGAGGAGGGGACCGCGAAGGAGAGCGAGCCCCAGGCGGCCGCCGACGCGGCGGAGGCCAAGGAGACCCAGGAGGAGAAGCCCGACAAGGCGGCGGACGCCGAGGGCAAGGCGGAGGCGCAGGAGGGCGACAAGGCGGCGGCCGCGGCCAAGGAGGAGGCGCCCAAGGCCGAGCCCGAGAAGAGCGAGGGCGGCGCGGAGGAGCAGCCGGAGCCCGCGGCCGCGACCGCGCCCGCGCAGGAGCCGGGGCCCGGGGCGGAGGCGCCCAGCGCGGCCGAGGCGGGCGCGGCGGAGAGCTCGGCCAGCGCGCCCGGGGACGGCGCGGGCCAGGAGGAAGGGGAACCCAAAAAGACTGAGGCTCCCGCCGCTCCTGCCGCCCAGGAAACGAAAAGTGACGGGGCCCCGGCCTCAGACTCAAAACCTAGCAGCGCCGAGGCGGCCGCCTGCCCCAAGGAGCCCGCCGCAGCGTCGGAAGCGCCTAGTAGTACCAAGGCCGCCGCGCCCGCCGCGCCCGCCGACGAGCCGCAGCCCGGGGAGGCCCCGGCCGCCGAGCAGAGCGTGGCCACCAAGGAGTAA